TGCCGTGTTCTCTACGGCGATACCGATTCCGGCGGGGTGGTCTACTACGGCAACTACCTGCGTTTTTTTGAATCGGGCAGAACCGAGATCCTGCGCGCCAACTGTACCTCCTATCGCGAGCTGGAGGAGAAGGGCTATATCCTGCCGGTGGTCGAGTGCCACACCCGGTACAAGGCCTCGGCCCGCTACGACGATCTGCTGATCGTTGAGACCTCGGTCCAGGATGTGAAGAAGATGTCCTGCCGGTTCAATCACCGGATCACGAGGGCTGATGACGGCCAGTTCCTGGTGAAAGGGTATACCATCCACGCCTGTGTTGATCTGCAGGGCAAGCTCACCAGGTTCCCGGAATATTTTTACCGCAAACTCCTGGAAATATCCGCGGCGGACCAGGCCTGAAATCAGCAAGCGGTATGCCCCTCGAACCGATATATTCCTGTCGCATTTCCTGTTTCCCTCCTTGACATAATTCTGCAAGAGAGTATATTGACCCACTCAATGTGTCGCGGGGTGGAGCAGTTCGGTAGCTCGTCGGGCTCATAACCCGAAGGTCATCGGTTCAAATCCGGTCCCCGCTACCAGTAAATTCAAGGGTTTCAGGCTTATGGTCTGAAACCCTTTTTTCTTTTGTTGACCCTGTTTCGACCCTGCCCCCCCTATATTTCGCTTTGCATGTTCATCCCGGTGCGAACCAGGGAAACACTTTTCCCATGCAGGTTTCCCGATCAGATCGAATCCCGATCCACGAAACAGTTTCAACTAACCCGCTTTGTCGGTTAGATTGAGGTCGTTCAGGAGAAGGGAAGGAGAATGTCAAAATGTTAGGTTTGACCCGGTCCAACCATCCGGTCGTCAAGAACCGCACCTGGTGGAGGTCAATCACCACGGGCCGGAAGAGCTGATGGATTACCTGTGGGGGCAAGGCATGATGGAAGACATCTCAAACAAAGACATGAAGGTACGAAGGTATTCGAAATGAGTAAAAATAAGTCACCGGGAAACGAAGTCTCCATTGTCCGCTCCTCAGCCGCCGAATATCTCACTTTTGTCGCCGCCGCCGGCACAGGTGGTATCGAGGCGGTATACGCCGATGAGAGCATCTGGCTCACCCAGAAGATGATGGGGGTGCTCTATAATGTTGAAACACATACCGTCAACTACCATCTGAAAAAGGTGTTTTCCGACAGTGAACTGGAGGAAGCGACAGTTATTCGAAAATTTCGAATAACTGCCGCCGACGGCAAGATCTACAACACCGGACACTACAACCTCGCCGCCATCATCGCCGTCGGCTACAAGGTTAATTCCGAACGCGCAGTGCAGTTCCGCAAGTGGGCCACCGGAATCATCCAGGAGTACACCATCAAAGCCTACGTCATGGATGACGAGCGGATAAAGAGCGGCGGCTCCATCCTCATCGATCAGTACTTTGAAGAGCAGTTGCAGCGCATCCGGGAAATTCGCCTCTCCGAGCGCAAGTTTTACCAGAAGATCACCGACATCTACGCGACCTCCATCGACTACGATATCAGCGCCCAGGCCACCAGGCGCTTTTTCGCCACAGTGCAGAATAAACTGCACTGGGCCATCCACGGCCGGACTGCGGCGGAAGTCATCGTCAACCGTGCCGACTCCGATAAACAAAACATGGGCCTGACCACCTGGAAAGATGCCCCGCAAGGAAAAATCCAGAAATTTGAGGTGGTGGTGGCGTTTGTCCCTGAAGTTTTTGCGGTACCTCTCAATCATCTCCTGTTTTGAAAATAAAGTTTGCACCTGGGCCGCTGGATGTCCTACCCCTGGCGATATACTGGGATAAAAGCCGCAATGTTTTTACTGCTGTCTGTAAATGAAAAACAAATGAGAAATGGAGGAAGACAGATGAGAAGAAGTGTATCGAAGTTGAAAGAGTATCTGCCTCAGTTGATCGGGAGAAAGGTTGTGAAAGTTCTTTACACGGAACCGGAGGACGAGTCGTCGTTCCCCTCCCAGTTCCTGATGGAGCTGGATAACGGCGCAACTTATGAGGTCTATGGGAGAGGGAGCCTTGGAATT
This genomic stretch from Pseudomonadota bacterium harbors:
- a CDS encoding acyl-CoA thioesterase, which codes for MGGQPVVHRSECRVLYGDTDSGGVVYYGNYLRFFESGRTEILRANCTSYRELEEKGYILPVVECHTRYKASARYDDLLIVETSVQDVKKMSCRFNHRITRADDGQFLVKGYTIHACVDLQGKLTRFPEYFYRKLLEISAADQA